The stretch of DNA CGGGACGTGTTCGGTTCCATGCTGGTCATGGACGACCCGCGTCACAAACGGCTGCGCGGCCTCGTCTCTCAGGCTTTTACGCCGCGCCATCTCCGCAAGGTGAACGCAGAGGTGCAACTGACCGCCCGACAGGTGGTCAATGAGGTGATTGAACGGGGGAGCTGTGATTTTGTGAGCGACATCGCCGCACCCTTCCCGATTCAGATCATCTGCGACATGCTGGGCATCCCGGCCAGCCAGCACGGCTTTGTGTTCGAGCGCACGAACATCCTGCTCGGTGGGGCAGACCCCGAGTACGGCCCGGCCGATCTGTTCGAGCGCTATATGGCCGCGATTCAGGCTGCCCGCGACCTGTCTCAACTCATGGATGACATGCGCCAAGAACGCCTGCGACAGCCCACCGACGACCTGACCTCGGCCCTGGTCCACGCCGAGCTGGACGGTGACCGGCTGACGGTTGAGGAACTCGGCTCGTTCTTCGTGCTGCTGACCGCTGCGGGTAATGAAACCACCCGCAATGCAATCGCCCACGGAGTTCGGCTACTGGACGAACACCCCGAGCAACGCCGGCTGTGGCAGTCGGATTTTGACGCCTATTCCAAAACCGCCATCGAAGAAATCGTGCGCTACGCCAGCCCGGTCATCTATATGCGTCGGACTGCCCTGTGTGACACCGAGCTGGGCGGCCAACAGTTGCGCGAGGGCGAGAAGGTGCTCCTGTTCTACACCTCGGCCAACCGGGACGAGGCGGTCTTCGGCGATCCCGATACCTTCGACATCAGTCGCACAAAGAACGACCACGTCGGCTTTGGCGCGGGTCCCCACTTCTGCCTGGGCGCCAATCTGGCCCGCCGAGAGATGGAGGTCATGTTCCGCGAGCTGTTCCAGCGCCTACCGGACCTCCACGTGACCGGCGAGCCGAAACGCCTCAAGCACAGTTTCATCAACGGGATCAAACACATGCCGTGCGCATTTACACCCGGACCGGTGATCGCCTAGCCGCCCGGCACGACACAGGAGGCAGACCCATGCAAACCGGATTTATCGCCGTGGGTATCGGCCTGATGGCCGACCCGGAAGTCATGAGCCTGGCGGCCGAGACCGCCGAACAGACGGGTTTTCATTCCATCTGGGCGCCCGAGCATATTGTGTTGCTCGATCAGTACGCGTCCAGGTATCCGTATTCGCCGGACGGCAAGTTTCCGTCGCCAACCATGCAGGTCGAAATCCTCGACCCCTTTGCCGCCTTGACCTTTATTGCCGCCCAGACGAAAACGATCCGGGTCGGCACCGGCATCTGCCTGGTACCCGAGCGCAACCCGCTGACCACGGCCAAAGAGGTCGCCACCCTCGACAAGCTGTCGGGCGGACGCTTCGACTTCGGGGTCGGGGTCGGCTGGTTGGAGGAAGAGTTCACCGCCCTGGGCGTTCCCTGGGCCCGGCGGGCGGCCCGCACCCGGGAATACCTCCAGGTCATGAAAAAGCTGTGGACCGAGGAAGAAACGAGCTTCGAGGGCGAGTTTTGCAGCTTTCCGAGCGTGCGCTCCTACCCCAAGCC from Desulfurellaceae bacterium encodes:
- a CDS encoding cytochrome P450, which translates into the protein MPHSSYTLDDIKLSDWDFWLKPHEERAAAFAFLRQHHPIAFFEEGETSMAMPGPGYWAVTRHADVLHASLNPQIFSSAQGITVTDAPPEARDVFGSMLVMDDPRHKRLRGLVSQAFTPRHLRKVNAEVQLTARQVVNEVIERGSCDFVSDIAAPFPIQIICDMLGIPASQHGFVFERTNILLGGADPEYGPADLFERYMAAIQAARDLSQLMDDMRQERLRQPTDDLTSALVHAELDGDRLTVEELGSFFVLLTAAGNETTRNAIAHGVRLLDEHPEQRRLWQSDFDAYSKTAIEEIVRYASPVIYMRRTALCDTELGGQQLREGEKVLLFYTSANRDEAVFGDPDTFDISRTKNDHVGFGAGPHFCLGANLARREMEVMFRELFQRLPDLHVTGEPKRLKHSFINGIKHMPCAFTPGPVIA
- a CDS encoding LLM class F420-dependent oxidoreductase; translation: MQTGFIAVGIGLMADPEVMSLAAETAEQTGFHSIWAPEHIVLLDQYASRYPYSPDGKFPSPTMQVEILDPFAALTFIAAQTKTIRVGTGICLVPERNPLTTAKEVATLDKLSGGRFDFGVGVGWLEEEFTALGVPWARRAARTREYLQVMKKLWTEEETSFEGEFCSFPSVRSYPKPVQKPHPPIIFGGESEPALKRVGEVGDGWFGMNVSVDEAPAKIGRIKDYARAAGRDPDALQFAISPGLGAPLTRDDIKRAQDAGVGQLIVGLFPADRQAVKDDIARLAEQVVEPAASL